One window of the Mycobacterium haemophilum DSM 44634 genome contains the following:
- a CDS encoding SIMPL domain-containing protein, with protein MPITIRPRFARRSTAVAAAGLAIITVSACDTHNPAPPGANPRQVTVVGAGQVQGVPDTLTADVAIEFTEPDVTTAMNQTNDRQQAVISALVSAGMDRKNISTTNVTLQPEYSRSELAGTATIAGYRASNAIEVKIRPPDTASKMLALIVSTGGDATRISSVSYSIADDSPLVKDARARAFQDAKSRADQYAQLSGLRLGRVLSISETTGGTPVAGMPPAPQRGTSAVPLEPGQQTVSFSVTAVWELD; from the coding sequence ATGCCGATCACAATACGCCCGAGGTTTGCCCGTAGGTCGACCGCTGTGGCCGCCGCTGGCTTAGCCATCATCACGGTGTCGGCGTGCGATACGCACAATCCCGCACCACCCGGGGCGAATCCGCGTCAGGTGACCGTCGTTGGGGCAGGGCAAGTCCAAGGCGTCCCGGACACCTTGACCGCCGACGTTGCTATCGAGTTCACCGAGCCCGACGTCACCACCGCGATGAACCAGACCAATGACCGCCAACAAGCGGTCATCAGTGCGTTGGTCAGCGCCGGGATGGACCGCAAAAACATCAGCACCACCAACGTGACACTGCAGCCCGAGTACAGCAGATCCGAGCTCGCCGGCACCGCCACCATCGCCGGCTACCGCGCCAGCAACGCGATCGAGGTCAAGATCCGCCCGCCGGACACCGCATCAAAGATGCTGGCCCTCATCGTCAGCACCGGCGGCGACGCGACCCGGATCAGCTCGGTCAGCTACTCCATCGCAGACGACTCACCGCTGGTGAAAGACGCGCGTGCGCGGGCCTTCCAAGACGCCAAAAGTCGTGCCGACCAATACGCTCAGCTGTCCGGCCTGCGGCTGGGCAGGGTGCTTTCCATCTCGGAGACCACCGGGGGCACGCCGGTAGCCGGGATGCCTCCCGCCCCGCAACGGGGCACATCCGCCGTGCCGTTGGAGCCTGGCCAGCAGACGGTGAGCTTCTCGGTGACCGCGGTGTGGGAGCTGGACTAG
- the tilS gene encoding tRNA lysidine(34) synthetase TilS codes for MDRQSAVGQLRRAVEAFAGTYLVTDDRWCVALSGGPDSLALTAVAAQLRPTTALIVDHGLQSDSAAVAETARKQAIALGCVAAQVLCVQVGRPFGPQGGPEAAARAARYAVLGAYRDGPVLLAHTLDDQAETVLLGLGRGSGARSIAGMRPHDPPWCRPLLGVRRRVPRAACRELGLAAWQDPHNTDRRYTRTRLRLDVLPLLEDVLGGGVAEALARTATALREDTELIDTLAAQALPDARVGSGLQARALAALPDVVRRRVIRGWLLAGGATGLTDKQIRRVDTLVTAWRGQGGVAVGSTLRGQRLIAGRYDGVLSLRREPV; via the coding sequence ATGGATCGACAGAGTGCTGTAGGGCAGCTGCGCAGGGCTGTCGAAGCGTTCGCTGGTACCTATCTGGTCACTGACGACCGATGGTGCGTCGCGCTCTCCGGTGGCCCGGACTCGTTGGCGCTCACCGCGGTCGCGGCCCAGTTGCGCCCCACGACCGCGTTGATCGTGGATCACGGTTTGCAATCCGACTCGGCCGCTGTTGCAGAAACCGCTCGAAAGCAAGCCATCGCGTTGGGATGTGTTGCCGCACAAGTGCTTTGTGTGCAGGTGGGTCGCCCGTTTGGTCCCCAAGGCGGCCCCGAAGCAGCGGCCCGCGCTGCCCGATACGCCGTGTTGGGCGCCTATCGCGATGGTCCGGTGTTGTTAGCCCACACGCTCGACGATCAAGCTGAGACGGTGCTGCTGGGCTTGGGCCGCGGTTCTGGGGCGCGCTCGATCGCCGGCATGCGGCCGCACGATCCGCCGTGGTGCCGGCCGTTGCTGGGTGTGCGGCGCCGCGTGCCGCGTGCCGCGTGCCGAGAGCTGGGGCTGGCGGCGTGGCAGGATCCGCACAACACCGACCGCCGTTACACCCGAACCCGGCTGCGTCTGGACGTGCTGCCACTGCTGGAGGACGTGCTGGGTGGCGGGGTCGCCGAGGCGTTGGCCCGCACTGCGACGGCGTTGCGCGAGGACACCGAGCTGATCGACACGCTCGCCGCACAGGCGCTACCCGACGCCCGTGTCGGGTCGGGGCTACAGGCGCGGGCTCTGGCCGCATTGCCCGACGTGGTTCGACGCCGGGTGATCCGTGGCTGGCTATTGGCCGGCGGCGCGACCGGGCTGACCGACAAGCAGATCCGGAGAGTGGACACGCTGGTCACCGCGTGGCGCGGGCAAGGTGGGGTGGCGGTGGGGTCCACGTTGCGCGGACAGCGTTTGATCGCTGGTCGGTACGACGGTGTACTGAGCTTGCGACGTGAGCCCGTCTAG
- a CDS encoding zinc-binding dehydrogenase, with the protein MRAAVLRNGHMIYRDDVPEPIPEPGQVLVGVRSCGICGTDLHFADHGADMLALTDQITGDSGGVHVDLSRDVFMGHEFSAEVLEAGPDTETYPPGTPVTSIPVLLSANGIEPILTSNSTIGGYAERMLLSAPLLLPIPNGLDLKHAALTEPMAVGLHAVNKSNIAPGETALVLGCGPIGLAIIATLAARGIETIVASDFSLKRRELAGTMGAHQTLDPAQGSPFDTIKPAVVFEAVGVPGIIDDVMLRARPGTRLVVAGVCMQADTVHPFFAIAKEISVQFVLAYHPDEFADSLRAIAEGDIDATPLITGEVGLDAVGQAFDELAEPEQHCKILVSP; encoded by the coding sequence ATGCGCGCTGCGGTGCTTCGCAATGGGCACATGATCTATCGGGACGACGTGCCCGAACCGATACCCGAACCGGGCCAGGTGCTGGTCGGCGTGCGGTCATGTGGAATCTGTGGCACTGACCTGCATTTCGCCGATCACGGCGCTGACATGCTGGCACTCACCGATCAGATTACGGGTGATTCGGGCGGCGTGCACGTCGATTTGAGCCGCGATGTCTTCATGGGCCACGAATTCAGTGCCGAGGTGCTCGAAGCCGGGCCCGACACTGAAACCTATCCCCCGGGAACCCCGGTCACATCGATCCCGGTGTTGCTGTCCGCCAACGGCATCGAACCGATTCTTACGAGCAACAGCACGATCGGCGGCTACGCCGAGCGGATGCTGCTCTCGGCACCGCTTTTGCTGCCCATCCCCAACGGCCTGGATCTCAAACACGCGGCGTTGACCGAACCCATGGCGGTAGGGTTGCATGCCGTCAACAAGTCCAACATCGCACCCGGTGAAACCGCCCTGGTGCTTGGTTGTGGTCCGATTGGCCTGGCAATCATCGCCACCCTTGCCGCTCGTGGCATCGAAACCATTGTCGCATCAGATTTTTCGTTGAAGCGACGCGAGCTGGCCGGCACGATGGGCGCGCACCAAACACTAGATCCGGCGCAGGGCTCCCCGTTCGACACCATCAAACCCGCGGTGGTGTTCGAGGCGGTCGGGGTGCCTGGGATCATCGACGACGTGATGCTGCGGGCGCGTCCGGGCACCCGCCTGGTGGTCGCCGGGGTGTGCATGCAGGCCGACACTGTGCATCCGTTCTTTGCGATCGCCAAGGAGATCAGCGTGCAATTCGTGCTCGCATACCACCCGGACGAGTTCGCCGACTCGCTGCGCGCGATCGCCGAGGGCGACATCGATGCCACCCCGCTGATCACTGGAGAGGTCGGGCTGGACGCGGTGGGCCAGGCCTTCGATGAGCTGGCCGAACCCGAGCAGCACTGCAAGATTCTGGTTAGTCCGTAG
- the hpt gene encoding hypoxanthine phosphoribosyltransferase: MPGPAVGFRGVAWHAVLVAQSSSAINPGPTTELYPGDIKSVMLTQEQIQARIAELGAQIGNDYRDLSVASGEDLLLITVLKGAVIFVTDLARAIPLPTQFEFMAVSSYGSSTSSSGVVRILKDLDRDIHDRHVLIVEDVVDSGLTLSWLLRNLATRRPRSLQVCTLLRKPDAVGANVDITYVGFDIPNDFVVGYGLDYDERYRDLPYIGLLDPRVYQQ, from the coding sequence ATGCCGGGCCCCGCCGTTGGTTTTCGCGGGGTGGCATGGCACGCTGTGCTCGTGGCCCAGAGCTCCTCGGCGATCAACCCCGGACCGACGACAGAGCTGTACCCGGGCGATATCAAGTCGGTCATGCTCACCCAGGAGCAGATTCAGGCTCGCATTGCCGAGCTCGGCGCCCAAATTGGCAACGATTACCGTGACCTTTCGGTTGCTAGTGGCGAGGATCTGCTGTTGATCACCGTGCTTAAGGGCGCGGTGATCTTCGTCACCGACCTGGCGCGTGCGATTCCATTGCCTACCCAGTTCGAATTCATGGCCGTTAGTTCGTATGGATCCTCGACGTCCTCGTCAGGTGTGGTGCGGATCCTCAAGGATCTTGATCGCGATATCCACGATCGCCACGTGTTGATCGTCGAGGACGTCGTTGACTCCGGCCTGACTCTGTCTTGGTTGCTGCGGAACTTGGCCACCCGGCGTCCGCGGTCGCTGCAGGTATGCACACTGCTGCGCAAGCCCGACGCGGTAGGCGCCAACGTCGACATCACTTATGTGGGTTTCGACATTCCCAACGACTTCGTCGTGGGTTACGGACTGGATTACGACGAGCGTTACCGCGACCTGCCCTATATCGGGCTGCTGGATCCCCGGGTCTACCAGCAATAG